The Candidatus Berkiella aquae sequence TCCCTACCCAAATAACTATTTTACAAGACCCATCTAAAGCAAATTATCAAATCGATGGTGTTTCTACGACAAAAGAATAACGAAATTTTCATTCTATGACCTACGACTTTACTAGCTTACCTTCATGATCAGCAAATTCTATAATATAAGTGTAATCTGTTGAAAATGAGGTGCAAAATGGAAGGTTCAAACACACCGGTATGCACTGCTTCTCGGATCTGTGTAGGTGCATTAGGGTTGTCAATTGGTCTTCTCAGTGCAATTTGGGTTGTCTTACTTGGCTTTGCAGCAATGTACTTTAATGTTGGCCATGAGTGGGTCAAATTAGCGGGTACTATTTATGTAGGCTATGCAGTGACCTTTAAAGGGATTTTCATTGGCGCTTTGTGGGCCTTTATTGATGGTTTTATTTGTGGGGCATTAATCGCGTTTTTTTATAACCTTTGCGTTAAATGTTGCAAATGCTGTAAATGTTGCAGTTGCGGCAAAAATGTAAAAGATGAAGTAAAACCAAACGCTTAATTGCAGCTACAATAAAAGCCACACTGTTCCTAGTCAGCAGGAATGGGTCTTTTATCTCCAAAAACTCGATTTTTCTCGAATTCCTCCGGGATATCCCCTAAATTATCCTCTCTATATTTATACAACTAACTTCAGGATATAAAAATGGCAGAATCTACATTAAGCAGCTGGGTACATCCTATTAAAGAAGCTGTATACAATGCATATACAGGCGTACTTAATTTTGTGCGCAATCCATTTGAAAATTTAACAGGCTATTTTAAATCGCCAGCGAATCCCGATAAAGTAAAATTAGATCAATTACGCAATCAACATTTTGCGCAAATCAATTCTGAGGGCAGCAAAGTTAATCCTAATTATGTGCAAGTAGCAAAAAATATTAGTGAAGATACCAAAAAATACATTAATGCCATTATTGCTGATGAAATTAAAAAATTAGGAAAACCTCCTTGTAAGTTCACGGTAATCACCTTAGGTTCGTTGGCTCGCAAAGAATCAGGTCCTATTACTGATTTAGAAATCGGCATATTAATGGAAGATAAAACCATCGAAAATTATTGTTATTTTTATCAATTATCGCAAAACATCTCCGATCGCTTATTCTTATTAGGTGAACATCCTGATATCGGTGGCAAAGGTTTACGAATGGACGAAGCGGACAATGCACCACCGCATCTACGTTTCTTTGCTCGCAATGCAACCCGTGAACAAGCACAAGAATTATTAAACCAAGCTATTTTAAAGCGTGAATTTGACAAAATTCCTTATGAAGGTAGCCGTCCTTTCTTAGCAACGCCTGAAGAATTTGCTAGCTACTCGCATCCTAATTTCACACAAAACAAAAAGCTATTAGCAAAAACACGTCGTGAACAATATCAAATTGAGCTGAATAAAGCACTCAAAGATCCTAAAAATGCAAAATTAGCTAAAACTACTGAAGGTCGCAAGCAAATCGAGAATGAAGTCCATTTCTGGCTCAACCAAATGTATCGTCCATTTAGTGCACGTGAATTACGTACGGCTAATGATGCAGGTAAGCGCTTAGGCCGTAACATGGCATTACTAAATGGCAACCAAGCACTTTACAATAAATTCATCGCGCTTCGTGAAAAGAACTTCCAACGTAAAGAAGCCAATGGCAAAACATTACGACAAAATATGCCAAAAGCGAAAATGGCAGAAGATGTTCGCGATGTTATTCAAAAAGGTAAAAGCGTTTATATCACAGGTGAATTAGGTAAAACACTCGATATTAAACGAGAACTATATCGCTTTGTTGAGCAGTTCGTAACTAACTTAGGCTTTTATCATGGGCTCAAAGTGCAAAATACCTTTGATATTGTGCAACAGTTAAAAGCAAAAGGCATTTTAAGCCCTGCATTTGCTGAAAAACTATCCGATTTTATTCAATTTTCTTCTGGATTGCGCTTAAAAGAGCAAAGCGTTATTAAACGCCAGGGTTTTGCTTCATACTTCGACCAAGCAGAATTTGATGAAGATAAAGAAGATCTGGAAAAAGATATCAAATTGCTGAAAGACAGTATCGCCTATATGGAAAGAGCTAAACAAGATCCTAGCTTGATTGCTATCAAGAAGCGTGATCTCGTTAAACTCGAAGACAAATATCACCATATGTTAGATATGGCGCCTGGTAAAATTTTCTCTGCGAAGGATATTGAATTGTTAAAGACCAAGTACATTCCTATCGCGCAAGAGATTTTTAAAGCAGCACAAGATTGGACCTTAAATAAAGAAAAATTGGGCTTTGAGCGTACAGTGGCACCGGTAAACACGCCTGTAACCGCAGCAGTCGCAACAACCTCACCCAGCTTTACGCCAGCAATGAAGAATGCCATGGATTACATGCATCAACATCCTAAAGGCTTTTTCCCTGCTTTGGCAAAACTGAAACAAGAGCAAAGCAATTTGACCAAAGAACAATTGTTTAGCTTTGTTAAAAAATGCCAAGAAGAAAAACTCTTAACGGCTGAAGATTGCGCGAAAATTGCACAAATAAAAGCAAGACGTGCCGCTGCCGCAGCTTAACCTTAAATACGCATAGGGTTGCATTTTTTGCAACCCTATTCACTTACAA is a genomic window containing:
- a CDS encoding bacteriophage holin codes for the protein MEGSNTPVCTASRICVGALGLSIGLLSAIWVVLLGFAAMYFNVGHEWVKLAGTIYVGYAVTFKGIFIGALWAFIDGFICGALIAFFYNLCVKCCKCCKCCSCGKNVKDEVKPNA
- a CDS encoding DUF294 nucleotidyltransferase-like domain-containing protein; this encodes MAESTLSSWVHPIKEAVYNAYTGVLNFVRNPFENLTGYFKSPANPDKVKLDQLRNQHFAQINSEGSKVNPNYVQVAKNISEDTKKYINAIIADEIKKLGKPPCKFTVITLGSLARKESGPITDLEIGILMEDKTIENYCYFYQLSQNISDRLFLLGEHPDIGGKGLRMDEADNAPPHLRFFARNATREQAQELLNQAILKREFDKIPYEGSRPFLATPEEFASYSHPNFTQNKKLLAKTRREQYQIELNKALKDPKNAKLAKTTEGRKQIENEVHFWLNQMYRPFSARELRTANDAGKRLGRNMALLNGNQALYNKFIALREKNFQRKEANGKTLRQNMPKAKMAEDVRDVIQKGKSVYITGELGKTLDIKRELYRFVEQFVTNLGFYHGLKVQNTFDIVQQLKAKGILSPAFAEKLSDFIQFSSGLRLKEQSVIKRQGFASYFDQAEFDEDKEDLEKDIKLLKDSIAYMERAKQDPSLIAIKKRDLVKLEDKYHHMLDMAPGKIFSAKDIELLKTKYIPIAQEIFKAAQDWTLNKEKLGFERTVAPVNTPVTAAVATTSPSFTPAMKNAMDYMHQHPKGFFPALAKLKQEQSNLTKEQLFSFVKKCQEEKLLTAEDCAKIAQIKARRAAAAA